GGCCGGGCCGCGACAGGTGCGGCTTCAGCCAGATCCGCCAGCGATGGATCTGGGGCCAGCGCAGGTACAGGCCAGTCGCCAGGAAGGCGAGGAGCGCCCATTGGCAGGCGCCCGTGATCGTGCGGCCCCAGCCCTTGGAGCCGCCGGGGAGCAGCAGCCAGCGGTGCAGCTCCCGCACCGTCGCGAACGCCGTCTCGAGCCGCACCGGGCCGAGCACCGTGCCGTCATACGGGTCGGCATAGAGCGAGGGCGGCCGCGCGCGGGTCGCGGGATCGCGGGCGAAGCGGACAAGGACGCTGGCGCCGGGATCGTCCGGCAGGGTCAGCGCGTCGACCTTGGGTCCGTGCGCCTGCGCGTCGATCCGCGCCACGAGGAAAGCGGGGGGCAGCGCCGTCCGCCCGCCGGGCGTGACCTCCAGCTGGTCGCGGTTGGCGAAGGCGGTCACCGCCTCCTCATAGCTCATCAGGGCTCCGGTCAGGCCCATCAGGGCGAGGACGAGACCAGCGGTGAGGCCCAGCGCCCAGTGCAGGCGGAAGAGCAGGGTCCGGAGGGTGGGAATCGGCATCGGCATGGCAGTGCCGGCTGCCTAGCAGAGTCCGGCCGGGGTGACGATGCTGCTGGCCAGAACGCACGCGACGGAAGTGCTTGTCCGCCCGCACGAGGTGCTGGGGTCCGCTGCCCCGTCATCCCGGGACGGCGCAGCGGGAGCCGGATCCGGACCCGCCAGCGCGTTCACGTCCGCACCGACGGCGCCCCGGACTGACGGCGCGCGGCCGGCGCCGCATCAGATCGCGCGCAGGGCCTCAATCTCGGCGATCGTCGCGGTGGCCTGGGCCTGGAGCGGGCCGAGCAGAGGGGTGACGTCGTCCGCAGCCCGGCAGGCCGCTTCCACCGACCGGCACGTGTCGGCGAGCGCGGCGAAGCCCACCATGCTGGCCGCCGATACCATCGCGTGCGCATCCAGCATGAGCCGCTCGCGGCCATGATCCGCGGCGTCGGGCCCGAACCGCTGCGCGAGCTCCCGGGCGAGCATTGCCAGGAGGTCGCGCATGCGGTCGCGTCCGACCATCTCGGTCATCTCGTCGAGAACGGCGCGATCGATCGAGGCGGCAGCGGGCGGGGCGCGCCGCGCGGGCGGGCCCAGCGGTCGATCGCCGCCAGCAGCGCATCCGTCCGGAACGGCTTGCCGACATGGTCGTCGAGACCGGCCGCGCGCAGCTCGGCCACCTGCTGCGGCAGGACATTGGCGGTCATCGCGACGATCGGCACACGGCTCAGCGGCCCGCCCAGCGCGCGGATCCGCCGGGTCGCGGTGATGCCGTCCATGACGGGCATCTGCACGTCCATCAGGACGAGGTCGTACGGCCGCGCCTGGACCGCCGCCACCGCGGCGACGCCGTCGGCGACCACGTCGACCGTGTGCCCGGCCCGCCCCAGGATCGTCCGGGCCAGTTCCTGGTTGAGCGGCACATCCTCGGCCAGCAGGAGGCGCTTGCCCGTCGCGCGGGCGATCGCGGTGGCCGGCGCCCCGGCGCCGACCTCCGGGGCCGTCTCCGGCAGCGTGACCTCGAACCAGAAGGTCGAGCCCTCGCCCACGACGCTCGCGACGCCGATCGTCCCGCCCATGAGCTCCACGAGGGATTTCGAGATGGCCAGGCCCAGCCCGGTGCCGCCGTACTCGCGGCTGACGGAGCCGTCGACCTGCGAGAAGCGCCGGAACAGGCGGTCGCACTTGTCCGCCGGGATGCCGATCCCGGTATCGCGGATCTCGAAGCGCAGGGTGCGCGCGCCGGCCCGGCTTCCGGGACCCGCCAGGACCGTCAGGCGGATGCGCCCGATCGGGGTGAACTTCACGGCGTTGTTGAGCAGGTTGAGGAGGATCTGG
This window of the Methylobacterium tardum genome carries:
- a CDS encoding Hpt domain-containing protein, which encodes MRDLLAMLARELAQRFGPDAADHGRERLMLDAHAMVSAASMVGFAALADTCRSVEAACRAADDVTPLLGPLQAQATATIAEIEALRAI